One genomic region from Vicia villosa cultivar HV-30 ecotype Madison, WI unplaced genomic scaffold, Vvil1.0 ctg.001319F_1_1, whole genome shotgun sequence encodes:
- the LOC131634605 gene encoding protein ENHANCED DISEASE RESISTANCE 4-like, translated as MSTESESVSKPRFVLCPKCWQLLQEAPNLDLYKCGGCGTTLQAKKRKNKAANSESSSNEIDAAPRNASDLSAQENVLREKSTSSSSANCSSEGNEGRNQIQSSECNGEKPVTIRENGLRETTFSSSGECSSEGNTERGQIENGDYNEEQPDISQENGLREKETSPSSGECSSDGNRERDGNSERGQIENGECDEEQLGPLNLSDEEPENAMDINKLSDIRRRAVSNEGCSNELPQCDIEAPAESMADNSVEKVNETNLKLEEQSNGSMPLEGAGNRLVSALEREDASDEISDLVEVKSEADISESDLEVAGEFNNGNSSQGADQKLIFGSDEQCVDNEKFALVGESLAKDVDETDKEDSKELQRTEVDTGGNAFTAKKLSTECIESEKRSILCVSPRELKVGTSDNHASSPENIRHSFDHVMSADTFDDTEVNNLGLKISGSPGDLTKSPTTRSSHAYDGSVSSNDGTNERSLGQNLYSFEGGSRKGKSVVVNSMVYEDVQTQYQNEVLETIRHDHAHRMRTRKDEFPFKMPLHGNFSQSGYESGSPSNQIYDELYLSSSYVSPDSVEDPDQEKMKLLRMVYKLQDQLNRTRETYERPSVVSRNSSLQSHDFHEGRFYHGLDYPSEDANSSYNHGINMHQRRHNFLGIPPGNAHYVDHPSFNCYPQEQQRFGNFPPHFPYQREDLYRPHPAHSRVLSQHSYPSSPQRLMTKHVHGRETKSCDQRYRAPEMNYTREKPNVAKRHYRPVAGGAPFITCLKCLNLLQLPADFLLFKRVCHKLKCGACQEVLKFSIQNRTHIVSYAPNTIDPVSYSDDYGRSVSKSYSSEGDPVSVAPFHHSHSGARGNPRVSPTTVEAITENEKKIIASRGPSTSKTTSSKSSEIEESQSQPKASALHQLMGYSSPSLVIRGASSSAEGKKAMLSGEY; from the exons ATGTCTACTGAGTCTGAGTCTGTTTCCAAGCCTCGATTCGTTTTATGTCCTAAATGCTGGCAGCTGCTTCAAGAGGCTCCGAATTTGGATTTGTACAAGTGCGGTGGATGTGGCACTACTCTTCAAG ctaagaaaagaaaaaataaagctGCGAACTCAGAATCCAGCTCAAATGAGATTGATGCAGCGCCTAGAAATGCATCGGATCTTAGTGCTCAAGAGAATGTTTTGAGGGAAAAATCAACCAGTTCTTCATCTGCAAACTGTTCTTCAGAGGGTAATGAAGGAAGGAATCAAATTCAAAGCAGTGAGTGCAATGGAGAGAAGCCGGTTACTATTCGAGAGAATGGTTTAAGGGAAACAACTTTTTCTTCATCGGGAGAATGTTCTTCGGAGGGAAATACTGAAAGGGGTCAAATTGAAAATGGCGATTACAATGAAGAGCAACCAGATATCTCTCAGGAGAATGGTTTGagggaaaaagaaactagcccTTCCTCAGGTGAATGTTCATCGGATGGAAATAGAGAAAGAGATGGAAATAGTGAAAGGGGTCAAATTGAAAACGGTGAATGTGATGAAGAGCAGCTTGGACCGTTGAATTTATCAGATGAAGAACCAGAAAACGCGATGGATATCAATAAGTTATCAGATATCAGAAGGCGTGCAGTGTCCAACGAAGGTTGTTCGAATGAGCTTCCACAATGTGATATTGAGGCCCCAGCTGAATCGATGGCAGACAATTCAGTAGAAAAGGTAAATGAGACTAACTTAAAACTAGAAGAGCAAAGTAATGGAAGCATGCCATTAGAAGGAGCAGGAAATCGGTTAGTTAGTGCATTGGAAAGAGAAGATGCAAGCGATGAAATATCAGATCTAGTAGAGGTGAAGTCTGAAGCAGACATCAGTGAAAGTGATTTAGAAGTGGCGGGAGAGTTCAATAATGGAAATTCGTCACAAGGAGCAGACCAGAAGTTAATTTTTGGATCAGATGAACAATGTGTCGATAATGAGAAATTTGCTCTAGTTGGTGAAAGCCTAGCAAAAGATGTTGACGAGACCGATAAGGAAGACTCGAAAGAATTACAAAGAACAGAAGTGGACACTGGTGGAAATGCATTTACAGCCAAAAAGTTGAGTACTGAGTGCATTGAGTCTGAAAAAAGAAGTATTTTATGTGTTTCTCCTCGAGAACTTAAAGTAGGTACATCTGATAATCATGCATCTTCTCCTGAAAATATCCGCCATAGCTTTGACCATGTAATGTCTGCAGATACGTTTGACGATACAGAAGTCAATAATCTCGGTTTGAAGATTAGTGGTTCACCGGGAGATTTGACTAAATCTCCAACCACAAGAAGTTCTCATGCTTATGATGGTAGTGTTTCTTCTAATGACGGGACGAACGAGCGGTCCCTCGGTCAAAATTTATATTCTTTTGAGGGAGGTTCCAGAAAGGGAAAAAGTGTTGTTGTTAATAGCATGGTATATGAAGACGTTCAAACGCAATATCAAAATGAGGTGCTGGAGACGATAAGACATGATCATGCACATCGGATGAGAACAAGAAAAGACGAGTTTCCGTTCAAAATGCCTCTCCATGGAAATTTTTCCCAATCTGGCTACGAAAGTGGTAGTCCATCGAATCAAATATACGACGAGCTCTACCTCAGTTCAAGCTATGTTTCACCTGACTCTGTTGAGGACCCtgatcaggagaagatgaaaCTGTTGAGAATGGTTTATAAACTGCAGGATCAGCTCAACAGAACCAGGGAAACATATGAAAGACCATCTGTGGTAAGTCGTAATTCTTCTCTCCAAAGCCACGATTTTCATGAAGGAAGATTTTATCATGGTTTAGATTACCCTAGTGAGGATGCAAATTCAAGCTACAATCATGGGATCAACATGCACCAAAGGCGGCATAACTTTTTAGGAATACCGCCAGGCAATGCACACTATGTTGATCATCCTAGTTTCAATTGCTATCCTCAAGAACAGCAACGCTTCGGAAATTTTCCTCCGCATTTTCCTTACCAGCGTGAAGATCTTTATAGGCCCCATCCGGCGCATAGCCGTGTCTTATCTCAGCATTCTTATCCTTCAAGTCCACAACGGTTAATGACCAAACATGTACACGGCCGTGAAACAAAATCTTGTGACCAGAGATACAGGGCTCCCGAGATGAACTATACAAGGGAAAAACCAAACGTTGCAAAGAGACATTACCGGCCAGTAGCAGGTGGAGCACCGTTTATCACTTGTCTTAAATGTTTAAATCTTCTGCAACTTCCTGCAGATTTTCTTCTCTTCAAAAGAGTATGTCATAAGCTCAAATGTGGTGCATGTCAAGAGGTGCTTAAATTTTCTATACAGAATAGAACTCATATAGTTTCTTATGCTCCAAACACTATTGACCCTGTATCATATTCTGATGATTATGGCCGTTCTGTAAGTAAAAGCTACTCTTCAGAAGGAGATCCTGTTTCTGTTGCACCGTTTCATCACTCGCACAGTGGTGCACGCGGTAATCCAAGAGTCTCTCCCACTACCGTTGAAGCTATAACTGAGAATGAGAAGAAAATCATCGCTTCAAGAGGACCTAGCACAAGTAAGACTACATCCAGTAAGTCATCAGAAATAGAGGAATCACAGTCACAGCCAAAAGCTTCAGCACTTCATCAACTCATGGGTTATTCCTCTCCAAGTCTAGTGATAAGAGGTGCTTCGTCCTCTGCTGAAGGAAAAAAGGCCATGCTCAGTGGAGAATATTAA